A single window of Hymenobacter sp. APR13 DNA harbors:
- the tsaB gene encoding tRNA (adenosine(37)-N6)-threonylcarbamoyltransferase complex dimerization subunit type 1 TsaB, whose translation MPSLILSLETSSAVCSVALHQLDDGRLVGQSELRLEKSHSSHLSVLISQLLENTLHTLADVAAVAVSDGPGSYTGLRIGAAAAKGLCYALDIPLLAVSTLAALARQVAAATVPTEDQLLCPMLDARRMEVYTALYRPDGAEVLAPTPLILDETALTEQTTHHRVLCFGNGAVKFRPLAEGNPNVAFLTGIEPSAVAVGALAVEAYARQESRDVAYYEPFYLKEVYTTTPKS comes from the coding sequence ATGCCTAGCCTCATCCTCTCTCTCGAAACGTCTTCCGCTGTTTGTTCTGTGGCTTTGCACCAGCTGGACGATGGCCGGCTGGTAGGGCAGTCGGAGCTGCGGCTGGAGAAGTCGCACTCCTCGCACCTGAGCGTACTCATCAGCCAGCTGCTGGAAAACACGCTGCACACCCTGGCTGACGTAGCGGCCGTGGCCGTAAGCGACGGGCCGGGCTCCTACACGGGGCTGCGGATTGGGGCTGCTGCCGCCAAGGGGCTGTGCTACGCGCTGGATATTCCGCTGCTGGCCGTGAGCACCCTGGCGGCGCTGGCCCGGCAGGTGGCCGCTGCCACCGTGCCCACCGAAGACCAGCTGCTGTGTCCCATGCTGGACGCGCGCCGTATGGAAGTCTACACCGCCCTCTACCGCCCCGATGGGGCCGAAGTGCTGGCCCCCACGCCGCTCATCCTCGATGAAACCGCGCTAACCGAACAAACCACCCACCACCGCGTGTTGTGCTTCGGAAACGGCGCGGTGAAATTCCGGCCGCTCGCGGAAGGCAACCCGAACGTGGCGTTTCTGACCGGCATCGAGCCTTCGGCAGTGGCTGTGGGTGCGCTGGCGGTGGAAGCCTACGCCCGGCAGGAGTCCCGCGACGTGGCGTATTACGAGCCGTTTTACCTGAAAGAGGTGTACACCACTACCCCGAAAAGCTGA